The proteins below come from a single Oxyura jamaicensis isolate SHBP4307 breed ruddy duck chromosome 1, BPBGC_Ojam_1.0, whole genome shotgun sequence genomic window:
- the SLC35A5 gene encoding probable UDP-sugar transporter protein SLC35A5 isoform X1, whose translation MRAAGEEAGRGDVTGAPRAGSGMELRCCRRLAPCSRTTAYTFLLGGVFIALGSSRILLMKYSANEDNKYDYLPTTVNICSEVVKLFLCLILALWVKKKEGCLDHPFGCLSWKNLCNSMKWSIPAFLYFLDNLIVFYVLTYLQPAMAVLFSNFVIITTALLFRVVLKRKLSWVQWASLVILFLSIVALTLGTGGHQQSLAVHGFHHNMFFSPSNHCLLYTGPEEMCVEKGNCGAPSFLPSFQWNVTSTMAGALKPLRLSLGHLLILVQCFISALANIYNEKILKDGDQLAESIFTQNSKLYAFGVLFNGLMLGLQAKDRRQIGNCGFFYGHNIFSVALIFVTAFLGLSVAFILKFRDNMFHVMTAQITTVIITTVSFIIFDFRPSLEFFLEAPVVLLSIFIYNASKPRGLEFATLRERGKLFKGDTWERSSGDGEEFERLNKPSSDIDTDEDSL comes from the exons ATGCGCGCCGCTGGGGAAGAGGCCGGGAGGGGTGACGTGACGGG GGCGCCGAGGGCAGGCAGCGGGATGGAGCTGCGGTGCTGCCGCCGCCTCGCCCCGTGCTCCAGGACCACCGCCTACACCTTCCTGCTCGGGGGAGTGTTCATTGCGCTGGGCTCCAGCCGGATCCTCCTCATGAAGTATTCTGCCAACGAAG ATAACAAATATGATTACCTTCCTACAACAGTGAACATATGTTCTGAAGTAGTGAAATTGTTCCTCTGTTTGATATTGGCGCTATGGGTTAAGAAAAAAG AGGGTTGTTTGGATCATCCCTTTGGATGTCTTTCCTGGAAGAATCTTTGTAATTCCATGAAATGGTCAATTCCTGCCTTTCTTTACTTCTTGGACAACTTGATTGTCTTCTATGTGCTGACCTACCTCCAGCCA GCAATGGCTGTACTTTTCTCAAATTTTGTCATTATAACAACAGCTCTTCTCTTCAGGGTAGTGCTAAA GCGAAAACTCTCTTGGGTGCAGTGGGCATCTCTGGTCATCTTATTCCTGTCCATCGTTGCCCTGACGCTGGGAACTGGAGGCCATCAGCAAAGCTTGGCTGTACACGGATTCCATCACAATATGTTTTTCAGTCCATCTAACCACTGCCTTCTTTATACTGGACCTGAGGAAATGTGTGTTGAAAAGGGCAACTGTGGAGCACCAAGCTTCCTTCCCAGCTTCCAGTGGAACGTCACCAGTACCATGGCAGGAGCGCTGAAACCTCTCCGCCTCAGTCTGGGACATTTGCTTATTCTAGTGCAGTGTTTCATTTCTGCCCTGGCTAACATCTACAACGAAAAGATCTTGAAAGATGGGGACCAGCTTGCTGAAAGCATCTTCACGCAGAACAGCAAACTGTATGCCTTCGGGGTGCTGTTCAATGGGCTGATGCTGGGTCTGCAGGCTAAGGACCGGAGGCAGATAGGGAACTGCGGCTTCTTTTATGGGCACAACATCTTCTCAGTGGCTCTTATATTTGTCACAGCTTTCCTGGGGCTGTCCGTAGCCTTCATCTTGAAGTTCCGAGACAATATGTTCCATGTTATGACTGCTCAGATCACCACTGTCATCATCACCACAGTGTCTTTCATCATCTTTGACTTCAGGCCTTCTTTAGAATTCTTTTTGGAAGCTCCTGTAGTGCTTCTCTCCATATTCATCTATAATGCCAGTAAACCAAGAGGCCTGGAATTTGCCACTCTGCGGGAAAGGGGCAAGCTCTTCAAAGGAGACACGTGGGAGAGGTCAAGTGGG GATGGAGAAGAGTTTGAGAGACTGAACAAACCAAGCAGTGACATTGATACGGATGAAGATTCGCTCTAG
- the SLC35A5 gene encoding probable UDP-sugar transporter protein SLC35A5 isoform X2, producing MELRCCRRLAPCSRTTAYTFLLGGVFIALGSSRILLMKYSANEDNKYDYLPTTVNICSEVVKLFLCLILALWVKKKEGCLDHPFGCLSWKNLCNSMKWSIPAFLYFLDNLIVFYVLTYLQPAMAVLFSNFVIITTALLFRVVLKRKLSWVQWASLVILFLSIVALTLGTGGHQQSLAVHGFHHNMFFSPSNHCLLYTGPEEMCVEKGNCGAPSFLPSFQWNVTSTMAGALKPLRLSLGHLLILVQCFISALANIYNEKILKDGDQLAESIFTQNSKLYAFGVLFNGLMLGLQAKDRRQIGNCGFFYGHNIFSVALIFVTAFLGLSVAFILKFRDNMFHVMTAQITTVIITTVSFIIFDFRPSLEFFLEAPVVLLSIFIYNASKPRGLEFATLRERGKLFKGDTWERSSGVRLFSTPLLWFLLCSTSISTMAYLEDLFCV from the exons ATGGAGCTGCGGTGCTGCCGCCGCCTCGCCCCGTGCTCCAGGACCACCGCCTACACCTTCCTGCTCGGGGGAGTGTTCATTGCGCTGGGCTCCAGCCGGATCCTCCTCATGAAGTATTCTGCCAACGAAG ATAACAAATATGATTACCTTCCTACAACAGTGAACATATGTTCTGAAGTAGTGAAATTGTTCCTCTGTTTGATATTGGCGCTATGGGTTAAGAAAAAAG AGGGTTGTTTGGATCATCCCTTTGGATGTCTTTCCTGGAAGAATCTTTGTAATTCCATGAAATGGTCAATTCCTGCCTTTCTTTACTTCTTGGACAACTTGATTGTCTTCTATGTGCTGACCTACCTCCAGCCA GCAATGGCTGTACTTTTCTCAAATTTTGTCATTATAACAACAGCTCTTCTCTTCAGGGTAGTGCTAAA GCGAAAACTCTCTTGGGTGCAGTGGGCATCTCTGGTCATCTTATTCCTGTCCATCGTTGCCCTGACGCTGGGAACTGGAGGCCATCAGCAAAGCTTGGCTGTACACGGATTCCATCACAATATGTTTTTCAGTCCATCTAACCACTGCCTTCTTTATACTGGACCTGAGGAAATGTGTGTTGAAAAGGGCAACTGTGGAGCACCAAGCTTCCTTCCCAGCTTCCAGTGGAACGTCACCAGTACCATGGCAGGAGCGCTGAAACCTCTCCGCCTCAGTCTGGGACATTTGCTTATTCTAGTGCAGTGTTTCATTTCTGCCCTGGCTAACATCTACAACGAAAAGATCTTGAAAGATGGGGACCAGCTTGCTGAAAGCATCTTCACGCAGAACAGCAAACTGTATGCCTTCGGGGTGCTGTTCAATGGGCTGATGCTGGGTCTGCAGGCTAAGGACCGGAGGCAGATAGGGAACTGCGGCTTCTTTTATGGGCACAACATCTTCTCAGTGGCTCTTATATTTGTCACAGCTTTCCTGGGGCTGTCCGTAGCCTTCATCTTGAAGTTCCGAGACAATATGTTCCATGTTATGACTGCTCAGATCACCACTGTCATCATCACCACAGTGTCTTTCATCATCTTTGACTTCAGGCCTTCTTTAGAATTCTTTTTGGAAGCTCCTGTAGTGCTTCTCTCCATATTCATCTATAATGCCAGTAAACCAAGAGGCCTGGAATTTGCCACTCTGCGGGAAAGGGGCAAGCTCTTCAAAGGAGACACGTGGGAGAGGTCAAGTGGGGTAAGGCTTTTCAGTACTCCTCTTCTGTGGTTTCTCCTTTGTTCCACCTCCATTTCCACCATGGCATATTTGGaagatttgttttgtgtgtga